The Pseudonocardia broussonetiae DNA segment TCCCCTCCGCGCCCCGCACGGGCTGCTGCGTGGTCATGTCCGGAGTATCAGCCGGGCCCGGGGAGCCGACAACTCGGCCCCGGGGGGCGCGGGGACGATCCGGTCAGACGGCGGCGAGGCGGGCGAAATCCTCGATGCCCAGGCGCTCGGCGCGCGTCATCGGGTCGATCCCGGCCGCGCGCAGCGCCTCCTCGGCGGCCGCGGGCGACCCGGCCCAGCCGGCGAGCGCGCTGCGCAGCGCCTTGCGCCGCTGCGCGAACGCCGCGTCGATCAGCGCGAACACGGCGACGCGGTCGCCGGGCGGGGGGTCGCGGCGGTCGAAGGCGAGCAGCCCGGAGTCGACGCCGGGCACCGGCCAGAACACCGCGCGCGGCACGGGCCCCGCGCGGCGGGCGGCGGCGAACCAGGCGAGCTTCGCGCTGGGCACCCCGTACGCCCGGCTGCCCGGCCCGGCGGCGAGGCGCTCGGCCACCTCCGACTGCACCATCACCAGTCCGCGGCGCAGCGCGGGCAGCTCGGCGAGCAGGTGCAGCACCACGGGCACGCCCACGTTGTAGGGCAGGTTCGCGACCAGCGCCGTGGCACCCGGCAGCTGCTCCGCCCCGACCCGCAGCGCGTCGGCGGTGACCACGGTGAGCCGGTCGGCCAGCGTCGGGGCGCGGTCGGCGACGGTCGCGGGCAGGCGCGCGGCGAGCACCGGGTCGATCTCCACGGCGTGCACCCCCGCGACGGCGGGCAGCAGCGCGAGCGTCAGCGACCCGAGCCCGGGACCGACCTCCACCACCACGTCGTCGGGCGCGAGCTCGGCCGCCTTCACGATGCGGCGCACCGTGTTGGGGTCGTGCACGAAGTTCTGCCCGAGCTTCTTGGTGGGTCGGACCCCCAGCTCGTCGGCGAGGGCCCGCACCTCCGCGGGGCCGAGCAGTCGGGAGGGTCCGGTCGCTGCCCCGTGCGTCGCTGCCCCGTCGGTCACTGCCCCATCATCGGGGCAGGCCGAGCTTGCGCGAGCAGGCGGGCCAGGCGCCGTAACCGCCGCGGTCGTCGCGGACCTTGGTGGCGATCGCGATCTGCTCCTCGCGGCTGGCCTGGTGCGGCAGGTCGGCGTACTCGTCGCCGCCGTAGGCGTTCCAGGTGGAGCGGTCGAACTGCAGGCCGCCGTAGTAGCCGTTGCCGGTGTTGATCGCCCAGTTGCCGGTGGCCTCGCACTGCACGAGCCGGT contains these protein-coding regions:
- the rsmA gene encoding 16S rRNA (adenine(1518)-N(6)/adenine(1519)-N(6))-dimethyltransferase RsmA, whose translation is MTDGAATHGAATGPSRLLGPAEVRALADELGVRPTKKLGQNFVHDPNTVRRIVKAAELAPDDVVVEVGPGLGSLTLALLPAVAGVHAVEIDPVLAARLPATVADRAPTLADRLTVVTADALRVGAEQLPGATALVANLPYNVGVPVVLHLLAELPALRRGLVMVQSEVAERLAAGPGSRAYGVPSAKLAWFAAARRAGPVPRAVFWPVPGVDSGLLAFDRRDPPPGDRVAVFALIDAAFAQRRKALRSALAGWAGSPAAAEEALRAAGIDPMTRAERLGIEDFARLAAV